CGCCGGCGCGCTGTCCTCCAGCATGTAGCGCAGCCGGTCGGCGGGGTACGCCGGGTCCAGCGGCACGTAGGCGCCGCCCGCCTTGAGGATGGCCAGCAGGGCGGCGATCATCTCCGGGCCGCGCTCCACGCAGACCCCCACCCGTGCGTCCGGACCCACGCCCAGCGCGCGGAGGTGGTGCGCCAGGCGGTTGGCGCGGGCGTTCAGCTCGCCGTAGGTGAGCGACTCCTCCTCGAAGCGCACCGCCACCGCGTCGGGCGCGCGCGCCGCCTGCGCCTCGAACAGCTCGGGGACGCATGCGCCGGCGGGGAACGCGGCGTCGGTGGCGTTCCACTCCTCCAGCACGAGCGCGCGCTCCGCCTGGCCGAGCAACTCCAGTCGCGAGAGCCGCAGGTCCGCGTCGGCGGCGACCTGCTCCAGCACCCGCTCCAGGTGGCCGAGCATCCGCACGATCGTGCCGCGCTCGAAGAGGTCGGTGCGGTAGAACAGCCCGCCGAGCAGGCCTCGCCGCGTTGCCGCGAGGGCCAGCGTCAGGTCGAACTTGGCGAAGGCGAAATCCGGTTCGACCTCTCCGGTGCTCGACTCTGCGCTCGACTCTGCCCCGCCACTTCCCGATTCCTCCACGTCGTCCAGCGCGAACGACACCTGGAAGAGCGGCGAGTGGCTCAAGCTGCGCTCCGGCTGCAGCTCGGCCACCAGCTTCTCGAAGGGAAGCTCCTGGTGCTCGTACGCCCCCAGCATCACCTCCCGCACCCGCCCCAGCACCTCCCGGAAGCTCGGGTCTCCGCCCAGGTCGGTGCGCAGCACCAGCGTATTCACGAAGAAGCCGATCAGCCCCGCGACCTCGTTCCTCGTCCGCCCCGCGATGGGGCTTCCCACGACGATGTCCTCGCTCCCGCTGTACTTCGACAGCAGCACCTGGAAGGCGGCGAGCACCACCATGTACAGCGTGGCCCCCTCGCTCCGCCCCAGCGCCCGCAGCCGCTCCAGCAGCTCGCCGGGAAGCTCGATCCGCTCGCTCGCCCCCCAGAACGTCTGCACGGCCGGGCGGGGATGGTCGGTGGGCAGCTCCAGCAGCTCCGGCGCTCCCGCCAGCCGCTCCCGCCAGTACGCCAGCTGCCGCTCCAGCACCTCGCCCCGCAGCTGCTCGCGCTGCCAGACGGCGTAGTCGGCGTACTGCACCGGCAGCTCCGGCAGCGGCGATTCCCGCCCCTCGCTGTACGCCGTGTACAGCGCCGCCAGCTCGCGGAAGAACACCTCC
This genomic window from Longimicrobium sp. contains:
- a CDS encoding condensation domain-containing protein, producing MASEQTVELPRPELSAAKRAFIEARLRGRIRSSGIVPRAHRDGAPLSFAQERLWFIDQLEPGSAVYSLPMARRLGRALDEAVLERALGEIVRRHEALRTTFREVDGSPVQVIAPFGGFTLPVEDLSGLGEAEREVEARRRATEEAVLPFDLTAGPLFRAALLRLGAEDHVLLLSMHHIVSDGWSMEVFFRELAALYTAYSEGRESPLPELPVQYADYAVWQREQLRGEVLERQLAYWRERLAGAPELLELPTDHPRPAVQTFWGASERIELPGELLERLRALGRSEGATLYMVVLAAFQVLLSKYSGSEDIVVGSPIAGRTRNEVAGLIGFFVNTLVLRTDLGGDPSFREVLGRVREVMLGAYEHQELPFEKLVAELQPERSLSHSPLFQVSFALDDVEESGSGGAESSAESSTGEVEPDFAFAKFDLTLALAATRRGLLGGLFYRTDLFERGTIVRMLGHLERVLEQVAADADLRLSRLELLGQAERALVLEEWNATDAAFPAGACVPELFEAQAARAPDAVAVRFEEESLTYGELNARANRLAHHLRALGVGPDARVGVCVERGPEMIAALLAILKAGGAYVPLDPAYPADRLRYMLEDSAPA